From a region of the Daphnia magna isolate NIES linkage group LG1, ASM2063170v1.1, whole genome shotgun sequence genome:
- the LOC116925282 gene encoding kinesin-like protein KIN-7I: MADKIQVAVRVRPVLVLKKDVEIHWCWAKGMVFQVEPGTQKRIGNPYLFDQVFGTEAQNYQIFTELVQPLIDSAMNGFNVTVLAYGQTASGKTYTMMGSQKELGIVQLAVERIFTLIEQNPERAFLLRCSYIEIYNESISDLLSSTHQKLKVQELAEGHVIVHNLIETNVNTPDAVLKLMQQGNKQRKVGGTSMNERSSRSHTIFRIIVESLPRDEADRSDAAVIVSHINLVDLAGSEKASQTNATGDRFREGCAINTSLSALSLVIKQLSEGEGFVNFRDSKLTHILRASLGGNARTAIICNVTPSVLDETSSTLKFACSAKAVQNQPHVNEVLSDQALLRKYNNYIKDLEKKLKEKELEKKPEAIEEMQRLLQEKDMKINELKEQLVVSSCSDIASGRPDNSLSCAQRSLRRMTWGGNRLRQELSLLGPSVLEANTPPVPSSERVPRTVSQVFASRQRSSNLSGSDMAIDEASGDANVFESEIFFPAETVFSSVSDPVVKVSVGTMTDTGESPFKLPSVPSTPVPVLRERLLRLRMTLMNKEKENEDLREELEDLTNFTRLEQEIGVHAQVTAKTVASPDSADQLHRALQTANDMEVLYLDTHRKLSELQTEFRTKEAEHEAQILSVQTDFQQRLEMEMNERKRVSKELSDLKDKFNRLERDHSESDTHLQVISERHAKREVDLRNTLQEAWNQLEQLGQNPTAMQENFDAKQRLVVVEQELLEMHKRNDEAQSRILSLTEELRHVKDSALQTPDDIAKNDDEMHNSSLSGMCLADELRDVFANDDCSFVSRARQTRKRPSSILSVALERMDQSTCILDSTQLEIEPSKKTRLTATSDQSDELDVLEIKQIREYLIELQSVLLRYETDYDTQSQEKEALRNQLLSAQNELATLRQEQNKTVSSQRQEESSGNKFDNSREEFESSCFMGDPSISTSVVNMEQSCGSDEEFVSLREQLGDTCVSSTAHEVSEVTAQALQKIDDSNNRKQELEEEVSQMAAKIHELQEELASKTMAVEQSLLSLETAQSTIRILEQRNIGRQQLISSINEFDGKILLLHEESTAVSNNVDSARKIFTNIRNEINKLSEKKDILELQLRKANEDLESARTELSETLERIAASSEFEKKPNLEYEKTCEDLSHALERIEKMKLELESKTAEVHAAQNDLQQTRSRMEEVEQSSFEKIQLEELVEKLTSQLDNLQDALDSKTQELADVQEAEKEASLIQKENFNAELEKKLLEINQVHGEITATRLELTSTTADLKSVRQELEEVRTNSQELLRLKEQLETGKKELLVTVEALEEQIRIKSIAMEEAQKELEELRSNDSEVDCLRNALEKTRGQVKELQVTNKELIDEIGLAKIKIGELNDDLLSKVNILSATDKQAASKQQEFSVELDIKLQIIDKLEFSLKEAHAHLIELQSMKEIVQNDLAEANRRIEDLEENLESECDAHLALQRVAEQAASIAAAASKNNLEEKEKTEHQLLELQGRVDELTKTLDETTTALESAKAEIIKFEHSSRVTMVSREDFDALQSEWKEAIQQVSRLEASLKEKSSQVEILSRNLETFQSRALALEHEGQGHTTRVASLEHNIEVLVAQNTSLSKQVEQYQFDLQSKEEKLVSLGPMTEKILTLQARLEETANESRQVSCALEKKEEEVRCLHEELSHATDSQFRGKEDLKHAEQRLHASQKELESIRTSLESMQSVNDDLLTQLSFKENLNDNLRKDLENLTQRFNILHSKLQQVQSDKSGLSDRIQALETELGCRDQNIRSGLGDIQKEREISSQLKQCLNALQVQYNDAVNQCQKLASVRDEILEHQERAREDILRLSSKLQLITEEKAALEQNKLLSESQMNSILQDYQNVKTTLSETESQLRVIQGQRDDFSHQIKILNDQIGQVRAKLTAFESSSNQPAQKQMEETIDCLKREIANTKSKSELLRLNFETEENARKKKTERLEKELDSVKQQYVKCKEQLRLLRHGPNEEATVSLPKPRVSISVDSISIQTDPIADKGFGFRWQMEQYVSDNERLRKKVSELGERMEFYKEKLIKYRTMYFQMTGQDPQRPSSSSSNNSSQPVERQSSISAGSRENTADRPLVEAERNLRTKTLAPIVAVSATGNPLPASLTLQEQHQEEMKARMPKAVAVAPTSSTRWATGAKKESLTKEEMEKINNCNPS, from the exons AGCACAAAACTATCAAATTTTTACAGAGTTAGTTCAACCCCTGATAGATTCTGCCATGAATGGGTTTAATGTAACAGTCTTAGCATATGGACAGACTGCATCAGGGAAAACATACACCATGATGGGTAGCCAAAAAGAGCTCGGGATTGTCCAATTGGCAGTTGAAAGAATTTTCACACTTATTGAACAAAACCCTGAGCGGGCCTTCTTATTGCGATGTTCCTATATTGAAATTTATAATGAATCAATTTCTGACCTCCTGTCATCAACCCATCAAAAACTGAAAGTACAAGAATTGGCAGAAGGTCATGTTATTGTACACAATTTGATTGAGACTAATGTGAATACCCCTGATGCTGTATTAAAGTTAATGCAACAAGGTAACAAGCAGCGAAAAGTTGGGGGCACCAGCATGAATGAAAGAAGTTCTCGGTCTCATACAATCTTCAGGATAATTGTGGAAAGTTTGCCACGTGATGAAGCTGATCGATCTGATGCTGCTGTTATAGTATCTCATATCAATTTGG TTGATCTTGCTGGATCGGAAAAAGCCTCCCAGACCAACGCAACGGGAGATCGCTTCCGAGAAGGTTGTGCCATCAACACAAGCCTCTCCGCTTTGAGTCTGGTCATCAAGCAGCTAAGTGAAGGTGAAGGTTTCGTAAACTTTCGAGACAGCAAGCTTACTCATATCTTACGTGCGTCTCTTGGTGGGAACGCTCGTACTGCAATCATTTGTAACGTTACTCCATCCGTTTTGGATGAGACATCTTCAACCCTGAAGTTCGCTTGCAGTGCAAAAGCTGTACAAAACCAACCTCATGTAAACGAAGTTCTGTCAGATCAG GCTCTGCTGCGCAAATACAACAATTACATAAAAGACTtagagaagaaattaaaagaaaaagaactagAAAAGAAGCCTGAAGCTATTGAAGAAATGCAACGACTTCTACAAGAAAAAGACATGAAGATTAATGAGTTGAAGGAGCAGCTAGTGGTTTCAAGTTGTAGTGACATAGCATCTGGAAGACCAGATAATAGTCTTAGT TGTGCCCAACGAAGCTTGCGTCGAATGACATGGGGTGGTAACCGCTTGAGGCAAGAATTAAGCCTACTGGGTCCATCCGTTCTTGAAGCAAATACACCCCCAGTTCCATCTTCGGAGAGAGTTCCACGCACAG TGTCACAGGTATTCGCTAGTCGCCAACGGTCAAGTAATCTTAGCGGTTCTGATATGGCTATTGACGAGGCATCAGGAGATGCCAATGTCTTTGaatcagaaattttttttccagcggAAACGGTTTTTAGTTCAGTTTCGGATCCAGTAGTCAAAGTGAGCGTGGGAACGATGACTGACACAGGAGAATCCCCTTTCAAGTTACCTAGCGTGCCTTCTACGCCCGTCCCGGTATTGCGTGAACGATTGCTTCGTTTGCGCATGACATtaatgaataaagaaaaagaaaatgaagatcTAAGAGAAGAATTAGAAGATCTTACAAACTTTACCCGCTTAGAACAAGAAATCGGAGTTCATGCACAAGTGACGGCAAAAACGGTTGCGTCTCCG GATTCAGCCGATCAATTACACCGAGCGTTGCAAACGGCCAACGATATGGAAGTTTTATACCTGGATACACATCGAAAGCTAAGCGAGCTTCAAACAGAATTTAGAACTAAAGAAGCGGAACATGAAGCACAAATTCTTTCGGTGCAAACGGACTTCCAACAGCGACTAGAAATGGAAATGAATGAAAGGAAACGCGTCTCCAAAGAATTG AGTGACCTTAAGGATAAATTCAACCGATTGGAAAGAGATCACTCTGAATCCGACACTCACCTGCAAGTTATTAGTGAAAGACACGCTAAGCGAGAAGTAGATCTTCGAAATACACTTCAG GAAGCCTGGAACCAACTGGAGCAGCTTGGTCAAAATCCCACGGCAATGCAAGAGAATTTTGATGCTAAGCAGAGACTCGTTGTTGTGGAGCAAGAACTTCTCGAAAT GCATAAGCGCAACGATGAAGCACAATCTCGAATTCTCTCACTTACAGAGGAGCTACGCCATGTCAAGGACTCTGCTCTTCAAACGCCTGACGATATTGCCAAAAACGATGATGAAATGCATAATAGTTCTCTAAGTGGAATGTGCCTGGCAGATGAATTACGTGACGTTTTTGCGAATGATGATTGCTCGTTCGTTTCGCGCGCACGTCAAACCCGCAAACGGCCGAGTTCAATTTTATCTGTTGCATTGGAGAGGATGGATCAATCAACGTGTATTTTGGATTCGACCCAATTGGAAATTGAACCAAGCAAAAAAACTCGGCTAACGGCTACATCGGACCAGTCTGACGAATTAGACGTGTTAGAAATCAAACAGATACGTGAATATCTTATCGAGTTACAG AGCGTGTTATTACGTTACGAAACTGATTATGACACTCAAAGTCAAGAAAAGGAAGCTCTACGTAATCAACTACTAAGCGCACAAAACGAACTTGCAACTCTTCGTCAAGAGCAAAACAAAACGGTGTCCTCCCAACGACAAGAAGAAAGTTCTGGAAATAAATTCGATAACTCAAGAGAAGAATTTGAATCAAGTTGCTTCATGGGTGATCCATCGATTTCCACATCAGTTGTGAACATGGAGCAATCTTGCGGGTCGGATGAAGAATTCGTTAGTTTAAGAGAACAGCTTGGAGATACGTGTGTATCTTCGACGGCTCATGAAGTGTCGGAAGTGACTGCGCAAGCCTTGCAAAAAATTGATGACAGTAACAATCGCAAACAGGAACTGGAAGAAGAAGTTTCCCAAATGGCTGCCAAAATCCACGAGCTCCAGGAGGAACTCGCCTCAAAAACCATGGCGGTGGAACAATCGCTTCTGTCTCTTGAAACCGCACAGTCTACCATCCGAATCCTTGAACAGCGAAACATTGGACGACAGCAGTTGATATCAAGTATAAATGAATTCGATGGGAAAATTCTCTTGCTACATGAGGAGTCAACTGCCGTGTCAAACAACGTAGATTCAGCGCGAAAGATTTTCACGAACATTCGAAATGAAATTAATAAGCtatctgaaaaaaaagatattctCGAGCTTCAGCTGAGAAAGGCAAACGAAGATCTCGAATCCGCTCGTACTGAACTAAGTGAAACGTTAGAACGCATCGCCGCTTCAAGTGAGTTCGAAAAAAAACCTAATCTAGAATATGAAAAGACTTGCGAAGACTTGAGCCATGCTCTGGAGCgaattgaaaaaatgaaattagagTTAGAGTCGAAGACGGCTGAAGTCCATGCCGCTCAAAACGACCTCCAGCAAACACGTTCTAGAATGGAGGAAGTGGAACAAAgctcttttgaaaaaattcagCTGGAAGAGCTTGTCGAAAAATTAACGAGTCAACTGGACAACCTACAAGATGCTTTAGATTCGAAGACTCAAGAACTCGCGGATGTTCAGGAAGCTGAAAAAGAGGCATCCTtgattcaaaaagaaaatttcaacgCTGAACTTGAAAAGAAACTGCTTGAAATCAATCAAGTGCATGGCGAAATAACTGCAACTCGTCTGGAGCTAACCTCCACGACAGCTGATCTCAAAAGTGTACGACAAGAACTTGAAGAAGTTCGCACAAACTCCCAAGAACTTTTGCGTTTGAAGGAGCAGTtagaaacaggaaaaaaagagCTTCTTGTTACGGTGGAAGCACTCGAAGAACAAATACGCATTAAATCTATTGCGATGGAGGAGGCTCAAAAAGAATTGGAAGAACTACGGAGCAACGATTCCGAAGTTGATTGTCTACGCAATGCACTTGAGAAAACTCGAGGCCAAGTAAAAGAGCTTCAAGTAACCAATAAAGAACTTATAGATGAAATAGGCCTTGCGAAGATAAAAATTGGAGAACTAAATGATGATTTGCTGTCAAAGGTTAACATTCTCTCGGCCACTGACAAACAAGCTGcgtcaaaacaacaagaatTTTCAGTTGAATTGGATATCAAGTTGCAAATAATCGATAAACTTGAATTCAGTCTTAAGGAAGCACATGCTCATTTAATTGAGCTCCAATCCATGAAGGAAATCGTCCAAAATGATTTGGCTGAAGCCAACAGACGAATTGAAGATCTCGAAGAAAACCTCGAATCAGAATGCGACGCTCACTTAGCTTTGCAGCGAGTTGCAGAGCAGGCCGCTTCAATTGCGGCTGCAGcatcaaaaaataatttggaggaaaaagagaaaacagaaCACCAGCTTCTTGAGCTTCAGGGGAGAGTCGATGAATTGACGAAAACGCTTGATGAAACAACGACTGCCTTGGAATCTGCGAAAGCTGAAATTATAAAGTTTGAACATTCCAGCCGTGTAACGATGGTGTCTCGCGAAGATTTTGATGCGTTGCAATCGGAGTGGAAAGAGGCAATTCAACAAGTGTCTCGGTTAGAAGCttcattgaaagaaaaaagttcaCAGGTTGAAATTTTGTCTAGAAATCTGGAAACCTTTCAATCTCGGGCACTTGCTCTGGAACATGAAGGACAAGGTCACACTACGCGAGTAGCTTCTCTTGAACACAATATCGAGGTTCTTGTAGCCCAAAATACGAGTCTCAGTAAACAAGTTGAGCAATACCAGTTCGATCTTCAGTCCAAAGAAGAAAAGCTTGTTAGTCTTGGCCCTATGACTGAAAAAATCCTCACGCTACAAGCCCGTCTTGAAGAGACCGCAAACGAATCAAGGCAAGTGTCCTGTGCCTtagagaagaaagaagaagaagtgcGTTGCTTGCACGAGGAATTATCTCACGCCACAGATAGTCAATTTAGAGGCAAAGAAGATTTAAAGCACGCCGAGCAAAGATTGCATGCATCCCAAAAGGAACTGGAAAGCATTCGGACCTCACTTGAATCTATGCAAAGTGTCAATGATGATCTCCTGACGCAGCTGAGTTTCAAAGAGAACCTAAATGACAATCTACGCAAAGATTTGGAAAACCTTACGCAAAGATTCAACATTTTGCATTCCAAACTGCAACAGGTTCAGTCTGATAAGTCGGGTCTATCAGACCGTATTCAGGCGTTGGAAACGGAATTAGGATGCCGAGATCAAAACATTCGAAGTGGTCTCGGTGACATCCAAAAGGAACGCGAGATATCTTCGCAATTAAAGCAATGTCTTAATGCTTTGCAAGTGCAATATAACGATGCTGTCAATCAGTGTCAAAAATTGGCATCGGTGAGGGATGAAATTTTGGAACATCAAGAACGAGCAAGAGAAGACATTTTACGCCTTAGCTCAAAATTGCAGTTGATTACTGAAGAAAAGGCGGCATtggaacaaaataaattgctTTCCGAGTCGCAAATGAATTCCATCCTTCAGGATTACCAAAATGTAAAGACTACGCTAAGTGAAACGGAAAGCCAATTACGTGTGATCCAGGGGCAACGTGACGATTTTAgtcatcaaataaaaatattgaacGATCAAATCGGTCAAGTACGAGCCAAACTTACTGCCTTCGAATCAAGCTCAAATCAACCAGCTCAAAAACAGATGGAAGAAACTATTGATTGTCTTAAAAGAGAAATCGCTAATACCAAATCGAAAAGCGAACTTCTACGTTTAAATTTTGAGACAGAAGAGAACGCTCgcaagaagaaaacagaaagacTGGAAAAAGAACTTGATTCTGTAAAGCAGCAG TACGTAAAATGCAAAGAACAGCTCCGCCTACTCCGTCATGGGCCAAATGAAGAGGCGACAGTTAGCTTACCCAAGCCTCGTGTTTCTATTTCCGTTGATTCCATATCTATCCAAACTGATCCGATTGCTGATAAAGGATTTGgc TTCCGATGGCAAATGGAGCAATACGTTTCAGACAACGAGCGGCTAAGAAAGAAAGTATCTGAACTTGGCGAAAGAATGGAATTCTACAAAGAAAAGCTAATTAAATATCGAACAATGTACTTCCAAATGACCGGCCAAGACCCACAGAGGCCGTCAAGCAGCTCGTCGAACAACTCTTCACAGCCAGTCGAACGCCAATCGTCTATCTCTGCTGGTTCGCGAGAAAATACTGCAG ATCGTCCACTGGTGGAGGCCGAACGAAATCTTAGAACGAAAACTTTAGCTCCCATTGTAGCAGTGTCCGCAACAGGAAACCCACTACCCGCGTCATTAACTCTTCAAGAACAGCACCAGGAAGAAATGAAAGCTCGAATGCCAAAAGCTGTTGCAGTGGCCCCGACGTCGTCGACTCGATGGGCTACCGGTGCAAAAAAAGAATCTCTCACTAAAGAAGAGATGGAAAAAATCAACAATTGCAATCCTAGCTAA
- the LOC116925329 gene encoding ADP-ribosylation factor-like protein 13B isoform X2, whose translation MGNGGSLCNNIGLKRQLTILVVGLDNSGKTSMSRALVGETLTDTVPTIGFSKFVTKQKGITINIYDLGGSSRIRDIWHNYFAECYGVVYVVDASDSQRLSEAHENLSSLMKHPILKGKPLLLLANKQDHFDALDEVDVADKLQLELLANVCQTPTRIEICCATQGTGKNIDPIIRIGFHWLVETIVRNFDKIDRRVTNDIASQKAKEDKEKDSRRARIERLKALQNEVEETVTQICVDPLNGIKNHFQPLEEITEEWNLPGSISETDRPQCMESPSGLTDLMSQAQIDQTEDLNGSEMTESNDFRGTISAPSEMTGSSSVRVPVLSRNDQVSSASPTAKKLNQRSNGKPLPPLTKNGKLSKQ comes from the exons ATGGGAAATGGAGGGTCACTCTGCAATAATATTGGCCTTAAACG ACAGCTTACCATTCTTGTGGTTGGGCTAGACAACTCTGGAAAAACAAGTATGAGCCGAGCTTTAGTTGGAG AAACATTAACAGACACTGTTCCCACTATTGGTTTCTCAAAATTTGTAACCAAACAAAAGGGAATTACCATTAATATTTATGATCTTGG AGGCAGTTCCAGAATTCGCGATATTTGGCATAACTATTTTGCGGAG TGTTACGGCGTCGTCTATGTTGTTGATGCTAGTGATTCTCAGCGATTGTCCGAAGCTCACGAAAATCTAAGTTCCTTGATGAAACACCCAATACTTAAAGGAAAGCCCCTACTTCT GCTAGCCAATAAACAAGATCACTTTGATGCTCTCGATGAGGTGGATGTTGCCGACAAACTTCAGCTCGAATTGTTGGCCAACGTGTGCCAAACGCCGACTAGAATAGAAATCTGCTGCGCGACGCAGGGGACCGGAAAGAACATTGATCCCATTATACGTATTGGATTCCA ttggTTGGTTGAAACTATTGTTAGGAACTTCGATAAGATCGACCGTCGTGTGACGAATGATATAGCGTCGCAAAAAGCAAAAGAGGATAAAGAAAAGGATTCTAGAAGAGCGAGAATAGAAAGACTCAAGGCTTTGCAAAATGAAGTGGAGGAAACTGTTACACAGATTTGCGTTGATCCTTTAAATGGcataaaaaatcattttcagcCCCTTGAAGAAATAACA GAAGAATGGAATCTTCCTGGTTCTATCTCGGAGACCGATCGTCCTCAATGCATGGAATCCCCCAGTGGGTTGACCGATTTGATGTCTCAAGCTCAAATCGACCAAACTGAAGATTTAAATGGTTCGGAGATGACTGAATCG AATGACTTTCGAGGAACTATTTCGGCTCCCAGCGAAATGACCGGATCTAGTTCTGTAAGAGTGCCTGTGTTAAGCCGAAACGATCAAGTTAGCTCTGCATCTCCTACAGCAAAGAAACTTAATCAGCGCAGCAACGGAAAACCATTGCCACCGCTTACGAAAAATGGGAAACTTTCCAAACAATGA
- the LOC116925371 gene encoding iron-sulfur cluster assembly scaffold protein IscU, translating into MAMYQNISRAVIRSRSASQPTVLCASYHQKVIDHYEKPRNVGSMDKKDVNVGTGLVGAPACGDVMKLQIKVDENGKIIDAKFKTFGCGSAIASSSLATEWVKGKSVHDALKIKNTDIAKELSLPPVKLHCSMLAEDAIKAALKDYQVKQTSQKKKEEKRSAIAQ; encoded by the exons ATGGCGATGTATCAAAACATTTCTCGTGCGGTTATCCGGTCTCGTTCAGCGAGTCAGCCTACGGTATTGTGTGCTTCGTATCACCAAAAA GTAATAGATCATTATGAAAAGCCAAGGAATGTTGGTTCTATGGACAAGAAGGATGTCAATGTAGGCACAGGCCTTGTTGGAGCTCCAGCCTGTGGTGATGTGATGAAGCTTCAAATTAAAGTTGATGAAAACGGGAAAATTATTGATGCTAAGTTCAAAACTTTTGGCTGTGGTTCAGCAATTGCATCAAGCTCGTTAGCCACTGAATGGGTGAAAGGAAAATCT GTTCATGATGccttgaaaattaaaaataccGATATTGCGAAAGAATTATCGCTTCCACCAGTCAAATTGCATTGCTCTATGCTTGCTGAAGATGCAATCAAAGCAGCATTGAAAGATTATCAAGTAAAACAAACTtcacagaagaaaaaagaagaaaaaaggagtgCTATTGCCCAGTAG
- the LOC116925329 gene encoding ADP-ribosylation factor-like protein 13B isoform X3, giving the protein MILGSSRIRDIWHNYFAECYGVVYVVDASDSQRLSEAHENLSSLMKHPILKGKPLLLLANKQDHFDALDEVDVADKLQLELLANVCQTPTRIEICCATQGTGKNIDPIIRIGFHWLVETIVRNFDKIDRRVTNDIASQKAKEDKEKDSRRARIERLKALQNEVEETVTQICVDPLNGIKNHFQPLEEITEEWNLPGSISETDRPQCMESPSGLTDLMSQAQIDQTEDLNGSEMTESGHIQNDFRGTISAPSEMTGSSSVRVPVLSRNDQVSSASPTAKKLNQRSNGKPLPPLTKNGKLSKQ; this is encoded by the exons ATGATCTTGG GCAGTTCCAGAATTCGCGATATTTGGCATAACTATTTTGCGGAG TGTTACGGCGTCGTCTATGTTGTTGATGCTAGTGATTCTCAGCGATTGTCCGAAGCTCACGAAAATCTAAGTTCCTTGATGAAACACCCAATACTTAAAGGAAAGCCCCTACTTCT GCTAGCCAATAAACAAGATCACTTTGATGCTCTCGATGAGGTGGATGTTGCCGACAAACTTCAGCTCGAATTGTTGGCCAACGTGTGCCAAACGCCGACTAGAATAGAAATCTGCTGCGCGACGCAGGGGACCGGAAAGAACATTGATCCCATTATACGTATTGGATTCCA ttggTTGGTTGAAACTATTGTTAGGAACTTCGATAAGATCGACCGTCGTGTGACGAATGATATAGCGTCGCAAAAAGCAAAAGAGGATAAAGAAAAGGATTCTAGAAGAGCGAGAATAGAAAGACTCAAGGCTTTGCAAAATGAAGTGGAGGAAACTGTTACACAGATTTGCGTTGATCCTTTAAATGGcataaaaaatcattttcagcCCCTTGAAGAAATAACA GAAGAATGGAATCTTCCTGGTTCTATCTCGGAGACCGATCGTCCTCAATGCATGGAATCCCCCAGTGGGTTGACCGATTTGATGTCTCAAGCTCAAATCGACCAAACTGAAGATTTAAATGGTTCGGAGATGACTGAATCG GGACATATCCAGAATGACTTTCGAGGAACTATTTCGGCTCCCAGCGAAATGACCGGATCTAGTTCTGTAAGAGTGCCTGTGTTAAGCCGAAACGATCAAGTTAGCTCTGCATCTCCTACAGCAAAGAAACTTAATCAGCGCAGCAACGGAAAACCATTGCCACCGCTTACGAAAAATGGGAAACTTTCCAAACAATGA
- the LOC116925329 gene encoding ADP-ribosylation factor-like protein 13B isoform X1: MGNGGSLCNNIGLKRQLTILVVGLDNSGKTSMSRALVGETLTDTVPTIGFSKFVTKQKGITINIYDLGGSSRIRDIWHNYFAECYGVVYVVDASDSQRLSEAHENLSSLMKHPILKGKPLLLLANKQDHFDALDEVDVADKLQLELLANVCQTPTRIEICCATQGTGKNIDPIIRIGFHWLVETIVRNFDKIDRRVTNDIASQKAKEDKEKDSRRARIERLKALQNEVEETVTQICVDPLNGIKNHFQPLEEITEEWNLPGSISETDRPQCMESPSGLTDLMSQAQIDQTEDLNGSEMTESGHIQNDFRGTISAPSEMTGSSSVRVPVLSRNDQVSSASPTAKKLNQRSNGKPLPPLTKNGKLSKQ; encoded by the exons ATGGGAAATGGAGGGTCACTCTGCAATAATATTGGCCTTAAACG ACAGCTTACCATTCTTGTGGTTGGGCTAGACAACTCTGGAAAAACAAGTATGAGCCGAGCTTTAGTTGGAG AAACATTAACAGACACTGTTCCCACTATTGGTTTCTCAAAATTTGTAACCAAACAAAAGGGAATTACCATTAATATTTATGATCTTGG AGGCAGTTCCAGAATTCGCGATATTTGGCATAACTATTTTGCGGAG TGTTACGGCGTCGTCTATGTTGTTGATGCTAGTGATTCTCAGCGATTGTCCGAAGCTCACGAAAATCTAAGTTCCTTGATGAAACACCCAATACTTAAAGGAAAGCCCCTACTTCT GCTAGCCAATAAACAAGATCACTTTGATGCTCTCGATGAGGTGGATGTTGCCGACAAACTTCAGCTCGAATTGTTGGCCAACGTGTGCCAAACGCCGACTAGAATAGAAATCTGCTGCGCGACGCAGGGGACCGGAAAGAACATTGATCCCATTATACGTATTGGATTCCA ttggTTGGTTGAAACTATTGTTAGGAACTTCGATAAGATCGACCGTCGTGTGACGAATGATATAGCGTCGCAAAAAGCAAAAGAGGATAAAGAAAAGGATTCTAGAAGAGCGAGAATAGAAAGACTCAAGGCTTTGCAAAATGAAGTGGAGGAAACTGTTACACAGATTTGCGTTGATCCTTTAAATGGcataaaaaatcattttcagcCCCTTGAAGAAATAACA GAAGAATGGAATCTTCCTGGTTCTATCTCGGAGACCGATCGTCCTCAATGCATGGAATCCCCCAGTGGGTTGACCGATTTGATGTCTCAAGCTCAAATCGACCAAACTGAAGATTTAAATGGTTCGGAGATGACTGAATCG GGACATATCCAGAATGACTTTCGAGGAACTATTTCGGCTCCCAGCGAAATGACCGGATCTAGTTCTGTAAGAGTGCCTGTGTTAAGCCGAAACGATCAAGTTAGCTCTGCATCTCCTACAGCAAAGAAACTTAATCAGCGCAGCAACGGAAAACCATTGCCACCGCTTACGAAAAATGGGAAACTTTCCAAACAATGA